The following DNA comes from Chelmon rostratus isolate fCheRos1 chromosome 20, fCheRos1.pri, whole genome shotgun sequence.
GAGTTTGAAAATACTACAAGAATCAACGCAGAAGGCGCAACAGCAGTCACAGGCGCAAACACAACAACGTTTACGAGCCCTACATTTTTGAGACGACGCAGTCTGTGCGCCACACCCCCTCCCTGCCTTTAAATACCCTTGTGTGACACTCAAACGTTGCGAAATTAATTGAGCCTAAAGCACAGACTTGAACAAACCTTCCAGACGCTTTGAAGACAAAGCTGCGAGTCCTCCATTACTTAATATCTGTGAAAGTCCTCTGCGACAGGACCTCAGCACGACGGCTGCCATACTGCTCCGCGACCCACTGAGAAAGTATCGCGAGAGTAGCAACAGTGAATCTCGTTTACTCACAGCCCAGTTGTAGTCTATGTTAGACAACTACAGCTCAGCTCTTCTCTAAGATTCACTTAAAGAAGAAAAGTGCGAATTATGCACCACAATGTCCCTCGTCAGTGTTGAATGATTACATTCTTGAATAAATatcataaatgcataaatgtgtttgcagcattttaatgctgtagTTGGTTGAGGAGCAGATTTTCTATATTGCTGAGCAATTTAAGTAGCACAATGTATCATTAAACTCTGACCATATGTGTTGCATACAAAATATTTAATCTGCAAAGTcacaacagctgtcagacaaaaaaagtaGAGTAAAAGTTGGAAGTTCAATCCCTCAAAGCTGTACTCAGATGCAAGTGACTAAATGCAACAGCTATATTACATCATGTGGAACTGCTGGAATTGCTCTTTGCAATCGTAGAATAACATTATCATGACTTtgttaaaaacatatttgactGTAGTTTGTTCTTAGTCATGTTCAGTCTCAAACCAATAAATAGCACTAAATCTCTGCGCTTCAGTTTCATCTTGCATCCATAATGGCAGCCTAAAGCCTGTTGTTTTTGAGTGTTATTTTAAGTGTAAGTAGCCTAGAAGTATTTGTCAATATGAAGTGAAAAACCCTTAATTGGACATAGGTACTCTTCATTATAATCTATCTGAGTGTTTTCTACTTTCAGTTCCAGTTCAACGTTTTATAGATGGCGGTGGAATAAGTacatcctttacttaagtacagtagCAGTACAACACTTTGAAAATACTGTTTCAAGTGAGAGGCCTGCATTCAAAATGGCTCCTGTGGGTGTCATACTGTAGGACTGTATTATTAGATTGTAAAtagtgatgcattaatgtgtaggTGTCATTTTAATGATGCAGCTGGGTAAATGGGGCTAATTTTATACACGTACTACTGGGTATCTTAAGCTataaatgcatcatattttataggttcatcatatgttttgattaaaaatataatctgtagtgcaatatttccctctagTGGATTAATAGaagaaagtagcagaaaatggaaaacactCAACATTGTACAGTAGTTTAATACATGCACTTAATTTATACCAcatgtattcatattttttgtATGCGGATTATCTGTATTCGTTTTATTTGATCCACGTGGAAATTCAGGCGTCCCTCCAGTGCTGGCTTTGGTATGTAGTGGCTAAGCTAAAAGAAGACCCTGACTCAGACAGGACAATAGCAGGCCAGCGAAACGGCTAAAATAACCTGCGATCGGGAATATAAAGAAAGTAGCGGGGAAGTTGCcgtgtgtttgtgactgtcaTGTGCAGTGTCAGTTTGTAACATGACTCAGAGCGTCACAGGCGGAAGGTCACGGAGCAGCAGAACGGAACGGAAGCGGGAGTAAAAAAGCCTATCCGCCATTGTGGAATATGGTGAGGGATATTCCTGTAAGACACTAGTCAGTTCCAGATTGACTGTTGGTGACAATCTGTGGCACGGATCGGACACATTCATTGACGCCCTCTCCACGGACGCGAAGTCGCCGTTTCTAACCGCCAGAAGAAGCAGGTCGTCGTCCGGCTGACCACGGGAGGAAAAACGCCGCCTCGTAACCGTTACAGAGTGATCGGACAACCCGAGAGACGAGCCAGGAAAGCACCGAAGtgcagagggaggcagggggaaGCCGTGGACAGTCTCACAAACAGCGATCAGTTTCGGCTCCTGGAGGATGTCTGCGACCACAGTCGATCAGGTTCGTGTACTGACAGCTGATACGTGCTATAAATTAGCCGTGCGGCGAAATGAAACTTTGCCGACAACAGTTTGATCCGGCTCGGTGTGCCAGATCAAACAGCCTGAAAAAGTCTTTGATATGTGATAGCTATTAGCTGTAATGCAGGCCGACTGTATTGCCAAACAACTCTAGCTGTAGCCGGTTGCCAATGCGGCACCGTTTACTGGATGTCAGAGCGTTTGACATCCGGTCAATAACGCGAATCAACCTGTAAATGTGAACATCCGGGCTGGTGGTTTTAGCTTGAGGTTACCACGATCGACTGTGGAGGTTTATCCACGCATTAGGATGCAGCCCGctctgtgtgcttgtttgttgtttcctgtcGTGATCTGACAACAGTCTCACATCTTTTCCCTGTGCTGCCCATTATTCCAGAGACCCAAAGGACAAGGAAATAAAGGTAAGGCTTTTGACACTGATGTTTCTATGTATTTCAATGTCGGCTAACATGCTATCAGGGTACTTATGTTATTGTGCTATTAAACTCTAGCCTAAACTGTAGCTTCTTATTTATGCTGCTATTGTTGACTGTTCCtaattgtgcatttgttttagaTCTGACCAGGTACCTATGAGTAAAATATAGTCTTGAGCGTGAaatataatcataatcataatataTCCATGATGATTTAATGTCCTCTCTTTTCATCCTTAGTGCAAAACGGATCAATGCATCAAAAGGATGGtgtgaatgatgatgattttgagCCTTACTTAAGCGGCCAGACAAATCAGGTAACGTCCTACGATAAACCATAATGTGATCGATGTGCCCCTCTTTAATTGTATTGATTGTCATTTTGGATAGTACATTAACTGACTGTGTCCTTATGTCACACAGAATAACAGCTATCCACCAATGTCTGACCCCTACATGCCCAGCTACTATGCTCCATCCATTGGGTTCCCTTACTCTCTGGGAGAGGCTGCTTGGTCCACAGCAGGAGACCCTCCTATGCCCTACCTGACTACCTATGGACAGATGAGTAATGGCGAACCGCACTTCATCCCTGATGGTGTGTTCAGCCAGCCAGGTGCCCTGGGGAACACCCCTCCTTTCCTTGGCCAGCATGGCTTCAACTTCTTCCCTGGCAATGCAGACTTTTCCACCTGGGGTACCAGCGTCTCTCAGGGTCAGTCCACGCAGAGCTCAGTCTACAGTAACAGCTATGGGTACGCCCCCAGCTCGCTGGGTCGGGCCATCACGGATGGACAGGCAGGCTTTGGAAGTGACACCCAGCTTAGTAAAGTTCCCGTGCTGAACAGCATTGAGCAGGGTATGACAGGGTTAAAACTGGGTACGGACATGGTGGCAGCTGTCACCAAAACTGTGGGCTCGCCCCTAGGAGGCACAGCAGGTATGAGCAGTATGGCAGCCAATAGCCTCCCTCCGTCTGTCAGCTCGTCTGCACCTAAACCTGCCTCCTGGGCAGCCATTGCCAAGAAGCCGGCCAAGCCACAGCCCAAGGTCAAACCCAAAGCCAACATGGGGATGGGGGGAGGCGCCACCATTCCCCCACCCCCCATAAAGCACAATATGAACATTGGTACGTGGGACGATAAGGGCTCTCTGAACAAGCCCCCATTAGCTCAGACTATGATGCCCCCGCAGCCTCTGGTGCAGCAGCCTCTCCTTGCTCAGCACCAGCCCCTACTGCAGAACCCGTTGCCCCCTCAGCctcaacaccaacaccaacaccagcCCCAGCACCAACACCAGCCCTTCCAGCTCCAGTCCCTTCAGTCCCCTCAACACCCCCACTCTCTGCCCCCTGGCCCTCCTCACCTGCACCTCTCCTCTCAACCTGGCCCCCCACAGGCCCTACATCAGCAACAACCCCAGCAGCCTGGTCCACCCCCCAACCGTTGGGTGGCTCCCAGGAACCGGGGTGAGGGCTTTGGTCTGGGTGGGGGAGTCCCACTGAGTGCCTCCCCTTGCTCTGGAGAAGTGCATCCCGTGCTGGAGAAACTCCGGGCCCTCAACAACTACAACCCCAAAGACTTTGACTGGAACTTGAAAAACGGACGGGTTTTCATTATCAAGAGCTATTCGGAAGATGACATCCACCGCTCAATCAAGTACTCTATCTGGTGCAGTACAGAACATGGCAACAAGCGCCTGGATGGCGCCTACCGCTCACTGGGCAACAAGGGCCCCCTGTACCTGTTGTTCAGCGTCAACGGCAGTGGGCACTTTTGTGGCGTGGCTGAGATGCGCTCACCGGTGGACTACAATGCCTATGCAGGCGTCTGGTCTCAGGACAAGTGGAAGGGCAAGTTTGAGGTGAAGTGGGTTTTCATCAAAGACGTGCCCAACAACCAGCTGCGACACATCCGGCTGGAGAACAATGACAACAAGCCAGTGACCAACTCCAGGGACACTCAGGAAGTGCCTCTGGAGAAGGCCAAACAAGTGCTTAAAATTATTGCCACTTACAAGCATACCACCTCAATCTTTGATGACTTTGCACATTATGAGAAACgtcaggaagaggaggaggctctGAGGAAGGtgagataaacacacatacaaagagcCCTGTCTCCGTAAATAGCTTGTTTGTATGCATGAGACAGTTCACTTTTGTCACCCTTTAATTCAAAGGGAGGCTAACTTTCCCTGAGTCACTGCTACAGGCAGTAGCC
Coding sequences within:
- the ythdf3 gene encoding YTH domain-containing family protein 3, which codes for MSATTVDQRPKGQGNKVQNGSMHQKDGVNDDDFEPYLSGQTNQNNSYPPMSDPYMPSYYAPSIGFPYSLGEAAWSTAGDPPMPYLTTYGQMSNGEPHFIPDGVFSQPGALGNTPPFLGQHGFNFFPGNADFSTWGTSVSQGQSTQSSVYSNSYGYAPSSLGRAITDGQAGFGSDTQLSKVPVLNSIEQGMTGLKLGTDMVAAVTKTVGSPLGGTAGMSSMAANSLPPSVSSSAPKPASWAAIAKKPAKPQPKVKPKANMGMGGGATIPPPPIKHNMNIGTWDDKGSLNKPPLAQTMMPPQPLVQQPLLAQHQPLLQNPLPPQPQHQHQHQPQHQHQPFQLQSLQSPQHPHSLPPGPPHLHLSSQPGPPQALHQQQPQQPGPPPNRWVAPRNRGEGFGLGGGVPLSASPCSGEVHPVLEKLRALNNYNPKDFDWNLKNGRVFIIKSYSEDDIHRSIKYSIWCSTEHGNKRLDGAYRSLGNKGPLYLLFSVNGSGHFCGVAEMRSPVDYNAYAGVWSQDKWKGKFEVKWVFIKDVPNNQLRHIRLENNDNKPVTNSRDTQEVPLEKAKQVLKIIATYKHTTSIFDDFAHYEKRQEEEEALRKERNRNKQ